The window CAGGGAAAAAACTTGAGAACAGTTTGGTTGAATTATAGTTTGAAATTATAAATTCACCATTATTTTTTAATTGATATTGTGTTCCTTGCTGAGAAGTCAACACTATCCTCCTTAGATCGATATTAATTATAAGTTTGCAGCCGGTGAAATTGTCTTCACCGGCTGCTTTATTTAACGATTACTTCATCAGGATCATTTTTTTAGTTTGAACATACTTGTCAGCTTTCATTTTGTAGAAGTAAACACCACTTGCTACATTCTTGCCACTATCATCTTTTCCATACCAGGTTACATCATGCATTCCGGCTTCAAGTTCACCGCTTACCAGTGTACGTACTTTTTCACCTTTGATGTTGTAGATTACAAGAGCTACAGTTTCATCCTGGGTCAATCCAAAGGCAATAGTTGTAGTTGGATTGAAGGGGTTAGGATAGTTGCCGTTCAGTGATGTTACCGCCGGGATCAGATTCGGATCTGTTCCGGTGTGATCTACTTCAGCATCTACTGACCACACA is drawn from Candidatus Cloacimonadota bacterium and contains these coding sequences:
- a CDS encoding T9SS type A sorting domain-containing protein, yielding NPPNILVQWSAPSDDRALVSYNIYQDGTLVTNTTSTFFLHANVPTGFYVYNIAAVFTGDYEGVWSVDAEVDHTGTDPNLIPAVTSLNGNYPNPFNPTTTIAFGLTQDETVALVIYNIKGEKVRTLVSGELEAGMHDVTWYGKDDSGKNVASGVYFYKMKADKYVQTKKMILMK